A stretch of the Tannerella serpentiformis genome encodes the following:
- a CDS encoding HD family phosphohydrolase — protein MKSKKTAIQAFLYFMATAVVIAYFFPREGKFRYQFHEGKPWRYGLLTAPSDFPIYKSDAELKAERDSLQARFRPYFRLDDRVAGQALGNLKNDYVEHRTMSTPVWQYLTQKLSALYADGIISVQDMERMTSEHRTRLRLLRKNVSSQVDISRFHSEKSAYELVINEAPESMDKGELRASNFDRYLQPNVTYDAETSDKALEALMQKVTLSTGIVQAGERIVDRGEVVDARTYNILRSLKIVHETKSGGNRRDAITMLGQVILILGIMACCALYFLAFRPELYFKRRNRFFILVCILVPCLLTELCVRYDLVNIYILPFAIIPIVVRTFFDSHSALFTHLITALICSLVAPFPHEFLLLQIMAGVVFIISLKELSQRSQLLRCAFLISLAYMLGYIGLSLYQDGDFNKIDWRMGIYFGINFVLLMFSYVLIYMMEKAFGYVSPITLVELSNINTPLLKKLSETCAGTFQHSLQVSILASAASAKIGADTQLVRTGALYHDIGKMKNPPFFTENQMKGINPHRDLPFEQSAQIIISHVTEGIKMAEKAGLPEAIVDFIRTHHGAGKAKYFYNSYCNAHPGEPVDESLFTYPGPNPFTRETAILMMADSVEAASRSLNEYTDETIRALVNKIIDGQIADGLMRNAPLTFRDIDKIKTTFVEKLKTMYHTRISYPDLKKS, from the coding sequence CTGAAATCAAAGAAAACGGCCATACAGGCCTTCCTCTATTTCATGGCTACGGCCGTCGTGATCGCCTACTTCTTTCCGCGAGAAGGCAAGTTCAGATACCAGTTCCACGAGGGTAAGCCTTGGCGCTACGGCCTGCTGACGGCCCCCAGCGACTTCCCCATCTACAAGTCCGACGCCGAGCTGAAGGCCGAAAGAGACAGTCTACAGGCTCGCTTCCGGCCCTACTTCCGACTCGACGACCGCGTCGCAGGGCAGGCCTTGGGCAACCTCAAGAACGACTACGTCGAACATCGCACCATGAGCACGCCCGTCTGGCAATACCTCACCCAAAAGCTCAGCGCACTCTACGCCGACGGCATCATCTCGGTGCAGGATATGGAGCGCATGACCTCCGAGCATCGCACCCGCCTCAGACTGCTCCGCAAGAACGTCTCCTCGCAGGTCGACATCTCCCGCTTCCACTCCGAAAAGTCGGCCTACGAGCTGGTCATCAACGAGGCGCCCGAATCGATGGACAAGGGCGAGCTGAGGGCCTCCAACTTCGACCGCTACCTGCAGCCCAACGTCACCTACGACGCCGAAACGTCCGACAAGGCGCTGGAGGCACTCATGCAGAAGGTGACACTCTCCACCGGCATCGTGCAGGCGGGCGAGCGCATCGTCGATCGGGGCGAGGTGGTCGACGCCCGCACGTACAACATCCTCCGCTCGCTCAAGATCGTCCACGAGACCAAGTCCGGAGGCAACCGCCGTGACGCCATCACCATGCTGGGCCAAGTGATTCTCATCCTCGGCATCATGGCCTGCTGCGCGCTCTACTTCTTGGCCTTCCGCCCGGAGCTCTACTTCAAGCGCCGGAACCGTTTCTTCATCCTCGTCTGCATCCTCGTACCCTGCCTCCTCACGGAGCTTTGCGTGCGCTACGACTTGGTGAACATCTACATCCTGCCCTTTGCCATCATCCCCATCGTCGTACGCACCTTCTTCGACTCTCATTCGGCCCTCTTCACCCACCTCATTACGGCGCTCATCTGTTCCCTCGTGGCCCCCTTCCCACACGAGTTCCTACTGCTGCAGATCATGGCCGGCGTCGTCTTCATCATCAGCCTCAAGGAGCTTTCGCAGCGATCGCAGCTCCTGCGATGTGCCTTCCTCATCTCTCTGGCCTACATGTTGGGCTACATCGGCCTCTCGCTCTATCAAGACGGCGACTTCAACAAGATCGATTGGCGCATGGGGATCTATTTCGGCATCAACTTCGTGCTGCTCATGTTCTCCTACGTCCTCATTTATATGATGGAAAAGGCCTTCGGATACGTCTCGCCCATTACGCTCGTGGAGCTGTCGAACATCAACACCCCGCTGCTCAAAAAGCTCTCCGAGACCTGCGCCGGCACCTTCCAGCACTCCCTGCAAGTCTCCATCCTGGCCTCCGCCGCCAGCGCCAAGATCGGCGCCGACACGCAGCTGGTCCGCACCGGAGCGCTCTATCACGATATCGGCAAGATGAAGAACCCGCCTTTCTTCACCGAGAACCAAATGAAGGGCATCAACCCCCACCGCGATCTGCCCTTCGAGCAGAGCGCGCAGATCATCATCAGCCACGTCACCGAGGGCATCAAAATGGCCGAAAAGGCAGGCCTGCCCGAGGCCATCGTCGACTTTATCCGCACGCACCACGGCGCCGGTAAGGCCAAGTATTTCTACAACTCCTACTGCAACGCCCACCCCGGCGAACCCGTCGACGAGTCGCTCTTCACCTACCCCGGCCCGAACCCCTTCACCCGTGAGACGGCGATCCTGATGATGGCCGATTCCGTCGAGGCGGCCTCGCGCAGCCTCAACGAATACACCGACGAGACGATCCGCGCACTGGTCAATAAGATCATCGACGGGCAAATAGCCGACGGACTCATGCGCAACGCCCCGCTGACCTTCCGCGACATCGACAAGATCAAGACCACCTTCGTGGAAAAGCTCAAAACGATGTACCACACCCGCATCAGTTACCCCGATCTCAAGAAGAGTTGA
- a CDS encoding relaxase/mobilization nuclease domain-containing protein, which yields MIAKCKAIAHGGNALEYIFREGKLGRLLALHNLCSETPKEIHKEMKLISDYNSRCKNKFLRIEIGIAPQDEPRMTFKALNRLALFFAKQMGLDDHQWVAVTHKDTDNLHIHIIANRISLEGQVYDTTFVSNRAARVAEELSHKYGLTIAKEVRSVRPHRKAQANPARDRTKQQVRSICYTLLDKHRGKGLSGHSMFLYELHQSGVTIDRMKNKQGKVYGLKFTYGEHSFKASEIGREFGFRTLPKQFETSNAQKPIIQSSMIPTKDSTPTAQVASPVVDVALDTAGSLLSETGEVTALQTHGADYAEIAWQRRLRNQAGKKKKRGRGI from the coding sequence ATGATCGCAAAATGTAAGGCCATCGCGCACGGAGGTAACGCGCTGGAGTACATCTTTCGTGAGGGAAAGCTCGGCCGGCTTCTCGCCCTCCACAACCTGTGCAGCGAAACGCCGAAGGAGATTCACAAGGAAATGAAGCTGATCAGCGACTACAACAGCCGTTGCAAAAACAAGTTCCTGCGCATCGAGATCGGCATCGCCCCGCAGGACGAGCCGCGGATGACGTTCAAGGCGCTGAACCGCCTAGCCTTGTTCTTTGCCAAACAGATGGGGCTGGATGACCATCAGTGGGTAGCCGTCACGCACAAAGACACCGACAACCTGCATATCCACATCATCGCCAATCGGATCAGCCTCGAAGGACAGGTCTACGACACCACTTTCGTCAGTAACCGAGCCGCCAGAGTGGCCGAAGAACTCAGCCACAAGTACGGGCTGACCATCGCCAAAGAAGTCCGTTCCGTACGACCACATCGAAAAGCCCAAGCCAATCCGGCAAGAGACCGCACGAAGCAACAAGTGCGGAGCATCTGCTACACCCTACTGGACAAACACCGCGGAAAAGGCTTGTCGGGTCACTCCATGTTCCTCTACGAACTCCACCAAAGCGGCGTCACGATCGACCGCATGAAGAACAAACAGGGGAAAGTCTACGGACTCAAGTTCACCTACGGCGAGCACAGTTTCAAGGCCTCCGAGATCGGTCGTGAGTTTGGTTTTCGCACCCTGCCGAAACAGTTCGAGACCAGCAATGCGCAGAAGCCCATCATCCAATCCTCCATGATCCCTACGAAAGACAGTACACCTACCGCACAAGTCGCAAGCCCCGTTGTGGACGTTGCTTTAGACACCGCGGGAAGCCTTCTTTCGGAGACTGGAGAGGTCACAGCTCTACAGACACACGGCGCAGACTACGCCGAGATCGCATGGCAACGGCGCTTAAGAAACCAAGCCGGGAAAAAGAAGAAGCGAGGGAGGGGGATATGA
- a CDS encoding transposase: MLLPLRWIMERTFSWMESYRRMTIDYERSSNSAEAMLYVSFYQILPKKLRQ; encoded by the coding sequence GTGCTACTTCCGCTCAGATGGATTATGGAAAGGACGTTCTCTTGGATGGAAAGCTATAGAAGAATGACCATCGATTACGAGCGAAGCAGTAATTCTGCAGAAGCCATGTTGTATGTCTCTTTCTACCAAATCCTCCCCAAAAAACTCCGCCAATAA
- a CDS encoding transposase, producing the protein MVVDTLGHPIAALIHPENIHESKGTTLVIKQLLSRSPCLKKIFANDGYRGLFEEFVEGLGWNFDAVLYP; encoded by the coding sequence ATCGTTGTAGATACGCTCGGACATCCTATAGCTGCTTTGATCCATCCGGAAAACATTCATGAATCTAAAGGTACAACACTTGTTATAAAGCAACTACTAAGTAGATCTCCATGTCTTAAAAAGATCTTTGCTAATGATGGCTATCGGGGCTTGTTTGAAGAGTTTGTAGAAGGACTCGGATGGAACTTTGATGCTGTACTTTACCCCTAA
- a CDS encoding site-specific integrase — protein sequence MKEKTLKLLFYLKRGTKSKAGKSPIMARLSVGRTMVQFSCKTACSPSLWDSRKHRLVGKSTEAVAVNAELDSLQVSVCRAYEDLRKKEGEAVTAEEVKALLLGLQSDSQGLLYHLEEYLARFRERVGVDRSERRYKFLRVFRGHLAAFLRHRYRVSDFPVHKADKAFIEDLEAYFAQEKAFKLNTTAGYLTVLASLLKDLYKRRVIDTYPFMGYSIRWDVGTPRYITKEELRRIINLNDTQLGSYECVSRDMFLFSCFTGLSYTDIYHLTAEHLIEEGGMTWIRKPRVKTGRMCHIPLLPEASAIIEQYRGIHTRAFRHEPPEGYLLPIPGCDTVNIHLKKIVALCHIPKRLTFHMARHTFASQMTLAEGVSIESVSKMLGHSEIKTTQVYAETSPERIFKDVTRILPAITHYHLTN from the coding sequence ATGAAAGAAAAAACGTTGAAGCTGCTCTTTTACCTCAAACGGGGCACAAAGAGCAAGGCGGGCAAAAGCCCGATTATGGCGCGCCTCAGTGTAGGGCGAACGATGGTGCAATTCAGTTGTAAGACGGCCTGCTCGCCGTCGCTTTGGGACAGCCGTAAGCACAGGCTCGTCGGGAAAAGCACCGAGGCGGTGGCCGTAAACGCCGAGCTGGACAGCCTGCAGGTCAGTGTCTGCCGAGCCTATGAGGACTTGCGGAAGAAGGAAGGCGAGGCTGTGACCGCCGAGGAGGTCAAGGCCCTCCTCTTAGGACTTCAGAGCGACAGCCAAGGCTTGCTCTATCATTTGGAGGAATACCTCGCTCGCTTTCGGGAGCGGGTGGGGGTGGATCGCAGCGAACGCCGATACAAGTTCCTCCGGGTTTTTCGGGGGCATCTCGCAGCCTTCCTTCGGCATCGCTACCGAGTGAGCGACTTCCCGGTGCACAAGGCGGACAAGGCCTTTATCGAGGATCTCGAGGCCTACTTCGCGCAGGAGAAAGCCTTCAAGCTCAACACCACCGCCGGCTATCTTACCGTGCTGGCGTCGCTCCTCAAAGACTTATACAAAAGGCGTGTCATTGACACCTATCCTTTCATGGGTTACTCCATCCGATGGGACGTAGGCACACCGCGCTACATCACCAAGGAAGAGCTGCGGCGCATCATCAATTTGAACGATACGCAGCTGGGAAGCTACGAGTGTGTCTCCCGAGACATGTTCCTCTTTTCGTGTTTCACAGGTCTCTCTTACACGGACATCTACCACTTGACGGCGGAACATCTGATCGAGGAGGGCGGAATGACTTGGATCCGCAAGCCGCGCGTAAAGACGGGCCGGATGTGCCACATCCCCCTGCTGCCCGAAGCGTCAGCGATCATCGAGCAGTACAGGGGCATCCACACACGCGCCTTTCGTCACGAACCGCCCGAGGGCTACCTCCTTCCCATCCCCGGCTGCGACACCGTCAATATCCATCTCAAGAAGATCGTCGCGCTTTGCCACATCCCGAAACGGCTGACCTTCCACATGGCCCGCCACACCTTCGCCTCGCAAATGACCCTTGCCGAAGGGGTGTCGATCGAGAGCGTGTCCAAGATGTTAGGGCATAGTGAGATCAAGACGACGCAGGTCTATGCCGAGACTTCTCCGGAGCGCATTTTCAAGGACGTCACGCGCATCCTCCCTGCGATCACCCATTATCATCTAACCAATTAA
- a CDS encoding site-specific integrase: MKSTFSILFYIDRSKPSGEGLCLVRCRISCNGRTASFSTRQQTSPDDWLAKKGRVGPTSAVAHGVNHALSDIEQRLNALYERTLREERYITAEYLKEQYLRQDKPRQTFADIYLALCREKEAQKGKTLSPSSTRGYRDSYKSFVRFLDTRGLRRCLPHEVDKALIEAYRLYMLRDLGYKMSSVAVYLRRLRQAFRRAMLEAGLREDPFDLIDIETPAYERNALSAEDLQRLLAYRPHRSVDNHVRLIFLLGCFTGLAFSDLKKLRMEDVYTLGDGRRYLSICRTKTQNRSIVPLLPIAEEILAYVGQGRTEGLWFREFPVNSHFNRKLRELLVKAGCSPHTEASSHTARHTFATTICLENGLPIETVSRMLGHRFISTTELYAKVSKQKIAQEMRPLMGSEQTQRLRRALRVCPPRKGMLEKK, from the coding sequence ATGAAAAGTACCTTCTCGATCCTCTTCTACATCGACCGCAGCAAGCCCAGCGGCGAAGGGCTGTGCCTCGTTCGTTGTCGCATCTCATGCAATGGCCGGACAGCCTCTTTCTCCACCCGGCAACAGACCTCGCCCGATGATTGGCTGGCGAAAAAAGGGAGAGTGGGCCCCACATCCGCGGTGGCTCATGGTGTCAATCATGCACTGAGTGACATCGAACAACGATTGAATGCACTCTATGAGCGCACGCTCCGGGAGGAGCGATACATCACGGCCGAGTACCTCAAGGAGCAATATCTGCGTCAGGACAAGCCGCGGCAGACGTTCGCCGACATCTACTTAGCCCTTTGCCGAGAGAAAGAGGCGCAGAAAGGCAAGACGCTCAGTCCGTCTTCGACTAGAGGCTACAGAGACAGCTACAAGAGCTTCGTCCGCTTCCTTGACACGCGCGGGCTGCGACGCTGTTTACCTCACGAGGTGGACAAGGCGCTGATAGAAGCCTATCGCCTCTACATGCTGCGCGACTTGGGCTATAAGATGAGTTCGGTGGCCGTCTACCTGAGGCGTCTGCGCCAAGCCTTCCGACGGGCGATGTTAGAGGCTGGGCTTCGAGAGGATCCGTTCGACCTAATCGACATCGAGACGCCGGCCTACGAACGCAACGCCCTCAGTGCCGAAGACCTGCAACGGCTCTTGGCTTATCGCCCGCATCGCTCCGTGGACAACCACGTTCGGCTGATCTTCCTCTTGGGCTGCTTCACCGGCCTAGCATTCTCCGACCTCAAGAAGCTCCGTATGGAAGACGTCTACACGCTCGGCGACGGGCGCCGATACCTCTCCATCTGCCGCACCAAGACGCAGAACCGCAGCATCGTACCCCTGCTGCCCATCGCCGAGGAGATACTCGCCTACGTGGGGCAGGGGCGTACTGAGGGGCTATGGTTTCGGGAGTTTCCCGTGAACAGCCACTTCAATCGAAAGCTCCGCGAGCTGCTCGTCAAGGCCGGTTGCTCGCCGCACACCGAGGCCAGTTCGCACACCGCGCGCCACACTTTCGCAACCACCATCTGCTTAGAAAACGGCCTGCCCATCGAGACGGTGAGTCGGATGTTGGGGCATCGTTTTATCTCCACCACGGAGTTATATGCCAAGGTGAGCAAGCAAAAGATTGCCCAAGAGATGCGTCCACTGATGGGCAGCGAGCAGACGCAGAGGCTACGCCGTGCCCTGCGAGTTTGTCCGCCGAGGAAGGGGATGCTCGAGAAAAAGTGA
- a CDS encoding helix-turn-helix domain-containing protein has translation MQIILVDGKAWERHRSAFADFIHRIERLIGNPPEADEWLDNDAVCRRLSISPRTLQTLRDTGKIPFSMVGHKCYYKAGDIAELLNSKAE, from the coding sequence ATGCAAATCATCCTTGTAGACGGTAAGGCTTGGGAGCGACATCGCTCCGCCTTTGCCGACTTTATCCACCGCATCGAGCGGCTCATTGGCAACCCGCCCGAGGCCGACGAATGGCTCGACAACGACGCCGTGTGCCGCCGGCTGAGCATCAGCCCTCGCACCCTGCAGACCTTGAGAGATACGGGCAAAATCCCCTTCTCCATGGTCGGGCACAAGTGTTATTACAAAGCCGGAGACATCGCTGAATTACTGAACTCAAAAGCTGAATGA
- a CDS encoding helix-turn-helix domain-containing protein, with protein MEEHAIITEESPQMQLFVQLMEGVLKKLERYCASARPTLAGEVYLTGEEVCERLKLSTRTLQEYRSRGLLAFYKIGGKILYKQSDLQAMLDRHYNPIPKPSV; from the coding sequence ATGGAAGAACATGCAATCATTACGGAAGAAAGCCCTCAAATGCAGCTGTTTGTCCAGCTCATGGAGGGCGTATTGAAGAAGCTGGAGCGCTATTGCGCCTCGGCCCGCCCCACGCTCGCAGGGGAGGTTTATCTCACTGGCGAGGAGGTTTGCGAGCGGCTCAAGCTCAGCACCCGCACGCTGCAGGAGTACCGCAGCCGCGGCCTCTTGGCCTTCTACAAAATCGGCGGCAAGATCCTCTACAAACAGAGCGACCTGCAAGCGATGCTCGACCGACATTATAACCCCATTCCCAAGCCATCGGTATGA
- a CDS encoding DUF3408 domain-containing protein has protein sequence MTIEELRRARLAAKQEAMGGMGGYAEAKRKANAEAEESLFFDPPAKIELERSTPAHPPEKADEPKEEVISAAPASVPRKAKSHKEDLAAFREMYLQPARISHRKAVYVSDETQQRLDFVVRRIGLRGASISGYVERVLREHLDGYKDSIELWRKL, from the coding sequence ATGACGATAGAAGAACTACGGCGCGCCAGATTGGCAGCTAAACAGGAAGCGATGGGCGGCATGGGCGGCTATGCCGAAGCCAAGCGGAAGGCCAATGCGGAAGCGGAGGAGTCGCTATTCTTTGATCCGCCCGCAAAGATCGAGCTGGAAAGAAGCACCCCAGCACATCCGCCGGAGAAAGCAGATGAGCCTAAGGAAGAAGTCATCTCAGCCGCTCCCGCTTCGGTCCCTCGAAAGGCTAAGAGTCACAAGGAGGATTTGGCCGCATTTCGAGAGATGTACCTTCAACCAGCGCGCATCAGCCACCGCAAGGCGGTCTACGTCTCCGACGAGACCCAGCAGAGATTAGACTTCGTTGTCCGCCGAATCGGTCTGCGAGGCGCCAGCATCTCGGGCTATGTCGAGCGCGTGCTTCGGGAGCATCTCGACGGGTACAAGGACAGCATCGAACTATGGCGGAAGCTCTGA
- a CDS encoding T9SS type A sorting domain-containing protein, protein MEQSRIQNTSLSPNPATDVVTLKLTEGGDGILPPQGQGSLTTKGVTSTYEIQLWNGLTMLRSFKTNQPTFQIPIAGLPAGLYFVRVIKDGQTYTEKLIKN, encoded by the coding sequence GTGGAACAATCAAGAATTCAAAATACTTCTCTCTCCCCCAACCCCGCCACGGATGTTGTGACACTCAAACTGACGGAAGGGGGCGATGGAATTCTGCCTCCTCAAGGTCAAGGCTCTTTGACCACAAAGGGCGTTACAAGTACGTATGAGATTCAGCTTTGGAATGGGCTGACGATGTTGAGATCGTTCAAGACGAATCAGCCGACTTTCCAAATTCCGATCGCGGGACTTCCGGCAGGGCTGTATTTCGTGCGTGTGATCAAAGACGGACAGACCTATACCGAGAAGTTGATCAAGAATTAG
- a CDS encoding pectate lyase family protein, with amino-acid sequence MKIGLYDNILLFLFLWVNTLACVSADTSRTVESQPIENGLIITESKGWLETIYAKWKPVDEADGYYVYVKGRQYADYSKVDSELIRVYNGYVRVDIPGLKAGTYSLKIVAKKGGKETQSSEVTGLKVLNYVREGFAHKNYSGVGAYNDDGTLKSGAVVIYVNKDNAKTVSAHLGKTTFIGLQAILNAYQKGNITTPLSVRILGLLRNGDTDTFGSSTEGIQIKGKQADSEMNITIEGIGEDASIYGFGFLVRNAKSVEFRNLGIMRAMDDGVSLDTNNSNIWVHHMDLFYGKASGGDHIKGDGSIDVKTDSKFVTIDNCHFWDTGKTSMCGMKKETGPNYITYHHNWFDHSDSRQARVRTMSVHLWNNYYDGCAKYGIGATMGCSVFSENNYFRATKNPILISKQGSDAKGTGKFSDEPGGMVKEYGSLFTEKGAESTYTPISYADNNSSFDFYHAISRNEKVPASVKTLNGGNIYNNFDTDAALMYSYTPDATALVPSQVTGFYGAGRLNHGSLQFKFNNTVEDTNSTPIPALEALIDAYSGK; translated from the coding sequence ATGAAGATTGGATTGTATGATAATATTTTATTATTCTTATTTTTATGGGTTAACACATTAGCTTGCGTTTCTGCTGATACATCAAGAACTGTGGAGAGTCAGCCAATAGAAAATGGACTGATAATTACTGAGTCAAAAGGATGGTTAGAGACAATTTACGCTAAATGGAAGCCTGTAGATGAAGCAGATGGTTATTATGTTTATGTGAAAGGTAGGCAATATGCTGATTATAGCAAGGTTGATTCCGAGTTGATACGCGTATATAATGGCTATGTACGAGTTGATATTCCAGGATTAAAAGCTGGCACTTATTCTCTGAAAATCGTAGCTAAGAAGGGTGGAAAAGAAACCCAATCGAGTGAGGTAACAGGACTGAAAGTCTTGAATTATGTGCGAGAGGGCTTTGCTCATAAGAATTATTCGGGTGTAGGTGCCTATAATGATGACGGTACGTTGAAGTCTGGTGCTGTTGTTATTTATGTAAATAAAGACAATGCTAAAACAGTCAGTGCTCATTTAGGTAAGACTACGTTCATAGGTCTTCAGGCTATTCTCAATGCTTATCAGAAAGGCAATATCACCACACCATTGTCTGTTAGAATCTTAGGTTTGCTTAGAAATGGTGATACTGATACCTTCGGAAGCAGTACAGAAGGTATACAGATTAAGGGAAAGCAAGCAGATAGTGAGATGAATATTACTATAGAAGGAATTGGTGAGGACGCCAGTATTTATGGCTTTGGCTTCTTGGTAAGGAATGCTAAGAGTGTTGAATTCCGCAATTTAGGTATCATGCGAGCTATGGACGATGGCGTGTCACTTGACACAAATAATTCTAACATATGGGTTCATCACATGGATTTATTCTACGGAAAGGCGAGTGGTGGTGATCATATTAAGGGAGATGGTTCTATTGATGTGAAGACTGATTCAAAGTTTGTCACAATAGATAATTGTCATTTCTGGGACACAGGAAAGACGAGTATGTGTGGTATGAAGAAAGAAACAGGTCCAAATTATATCACTTATCACCACAACTGGTTTGATCATAGTGACTCTCGTCAAGCACGAGTTCGTACAATGAGCGTTCATTTATGGAATAACTACTATGATGGATGTGCAAAATACGGAATTGGTGCAACGATGGGTTGCAGTGTTTTCTCTGAAAACAACTATTTTCGTGCTACAAAGAATCCTATCTTGATATCAAAGCAGGGAAGTGATGCAAAGGGTACTGGCAAATTCTCTGATGAGCCTGGAGGTATGGTGAAAGAGTATGGAAGCTTATTTACAGAAAAGGGAGCGGAGAGTACTTATACCCCAATTAGTTATGCAGATAATAACAGTAGCTTTGATTTTTATCATGCTATTTCACGTAACGAAAAGGTGCCAGCTTCTGTTAAAACGCTTAATGGTGGAAATATCTATAACAACTTTGATACAGATGCTGCACTAATGTATTCCTATACCCCAGATGCAACCGCTCTTGTTCCTTCTCAGGTCACGGGATTCTACGGCGCAGGACGTTTGAATCATGGTTCTTTGCAATTTAAATTTAACAATACCGTCGAAGATACGAATTCTACTCCTATACCAGCATTGGAAGCACTTATCGATGCTTATTCAGGTAAGTAA
- a CDS encoding ISL3 family transposase produces MNSCFLYHAWGLYTHECTCEEYKGNRIILHVQTKERVRCCLSCGSSSIVKNGYCLRDFVGLPIGGKRVTIRMKAQRYKCKECDFYQQEKIPFATGSCSYTHRFAKYVVDLLRGMTLQDVSNHLGVSWDTVKEIHSSYLKRHYSPPSLDGVENIGIDEFAVRKGHVYKTIVVDLDTGRVIYVGAGKGTDALAGFWRKVRRKNLKIKHVATDLSAAFIASVMENCPDAIHVFDHFHVVKLMNEKLDDIRRKVYSMEKDTNKRKVLKGTRYLLLGNGADIFDKQHRTRLENALAMNEPLSKAYYLKEQLRQI; encoded by the coding sequence ATGAACAGCTGTTTCCTATATCATGCTTGGGGTCTTTATACCCACGAATGCACTTGTGAAGAATACAAAGGTAATAGAATTATTTTGCATGTGCAAACAAAAGAGCGAGTAAGATGTTGTCTTTCTTGTGGATCCAGCTCTATTGTGAAGAATGGGTATTGCCTGCGGGACTTCGTCGGACTTCCCATAGGTGGCAAGCGAGTAACCATACGCATGAAAGCGCAACGCTATAAATGTAAGGAATGTGATTTCTACCAACAGGAGAAAATTCCTTTTGCCACTGGCAGTTGCAGCTATACTCACCGCTTCGCCAAGTATGTAGTAGATTTACTTCGTGGTATGACGCTTCAGGATGTATCGAATCATCTGGGCGTGTCATGGGATACTGTAAAGGAAATACACTCCTCTTACCTTAAGCGTCATTATAGCCCTCCATCTTTAGATGGTGTAGAGAATATTGGTATAGATGAGTTTGCTGTTAGGAAAGGACATGTATATAAGACAATCGTTGTGGATTTGGACACTGGCAGGGTAATCTATGTTGGTGCTGGCAAGGGTACGGATGCCCTAGCTGGATTCTGGCGAAAAGTCAGGCGTAAGAACCTAAAGATAAAACATGTGGCAACAGATCTGTCTGCAGCTTTCATAGCCTCTGTTATGGAGAATTGTCCCGATGCGATACACGTGTTTGATCATTTTCATGTGGTGAAGTTAATGAACGAGAAACTTGACGACATCAGACGTAAAGTTTATAGCATGGAGAAAGATACGAATAAGCGTAAAGTACTCAAGGGGACAAGGTATCTGCTACTCGGAAATGGTGCTGACATCTTTGATAAACAACACAGAACAAGGCTTGAGAATGCTTTAGCTATGAACGAGCCATTGTCAAAAGCATACTATCTTAAGGAACAACTCCGTCAGATATAG